A single region of the Ctenopharyngodon idella isolate HZGC_01 chromosome 21, HZGC01, whole genome shotgun sequence genome encodes:
- the pwwp2a gene encoding PWWP domain-containing protein 2A isoform X3: MAAVAAEPGAAAASTTAGDGVEYEPEPGEHVVDLEAHSVPKMELCHQPEDMDAVQECSQVQMEIRRPDLQAAGKALAAHADGECTDTGGSWGRLDTAEQPVLMDYMCTGVSDYGGSFSPKVEAANEVSPLESSPCLLLPSSISDSQPSVVFLHSLPAQVPSEPETGLSLAVEYDSNPVSSHHTDLECELIGFTQPDPEPEPANDALGSELKSHEDAFHDIPHPSDHLDSLSNAEETSLGESVGQSCISDFSTVSSKDSPELPAVVDQSLISSVESEEVRSRPLHHQSFKTDLSEPERESETKAPLLCATEPDTVERLVLGSEVRVSLDHIIDDALVVSFRLGEKIFSGVLMDLSKRFGPYGIPITVFPKREYKDKPESMQLKTEAFQSETDKGVAQAPSDAPIKDPADAPDAPLKDPAETPAAPQPCPNPQPNPWTSKPPPLFQEGAPYPPPLFIRDTYNQSLPQPLPRKIKRPKRRLYREEPTSIMNAIKLRPRQVLCDKCKGAVVQGDKRETRRGPISDCRSDDAKRRRNDNATAAAGKRPRSDPRSEEKGRSTDGPKRQGSAIRVSSSTTSSLGHSQVKGTAAGNKIVKGVSTTTTSSANSRVQLNAKKVLQSKNVDHSKAREVLKMAKAQRRQKETVTGSSGNTKAITRAAALQEAHQKVHFTRRLQQISGGPGSTPLPPRMRIKPQSAATLKSC; the protein is encoded by the exons ATGGCGGCCGTGGCTGCGGAGCCAGGAGCTGCTGCGGCATCAACAACAGCGGGGGACGGGGTGGAATACGAGCCCGAGCCAGGAGAGCATGTGGTCGACCTAGAGGCCCACTCCGTCCCGAAAATGGAGCTTTGTCACCAACCCGAGGATATGGATGCAGTTCAGGAATGCAGCCAGGTCCAAATGGAAATCAGAAGGCCGGACCTTCAAGCCGCGGGAAAAGCCCTCGCTGCCCATGCGGACGGTGAGTGCACCGACACGGGGGGTTCCTGGGGCCGCTTGGACACAGCCGAGCAGCCCGTGCTTATGGACTACATGTGTACAGGCGTTTCTGATTACGGGGGATCCTTCTCGCCGAAAGTGGAGGCTGCAAACGAGGTCAGTCCTCTCGAATCCAGCCCCTGCCTTTTACTCCCCAGCTCCATCTCCGACTCCCAGCCCTCCGTGGTCTTCTTGCATTCCCTTCCCGCTCAGGTTCCGTCGGAGCCTGAAACCGGACTGTCTCTGGCTGTCGAATACGACTCCAATCCCGTGTCAAGCCATCATACCGATCTAGAGTGTGAACTCATAGGCTTCACGCAGCCTGACCCGGAGCCCGAACCCGCAAATGATGCTCTCGGGTCGGAACTCAAATCTCACGAGGATGCTTTCCATGACATCCCGCACCCCTCAGATCACCTGGACTCTCTGTCCAATGCAGAGGAGACCTCGCTGGGAGAATCGGTGGGTCAGAGCTGCATTAGTGACTTTTCTACTGTTTCCAGCAAGGACTCTCCAGAACTTCCAGCAGTGGTGGATCAGTCGCTCATCTCATCGGTAGAGTCAGAAGAAGTGCGCTCGCGTCCTCTTCATCATCAGAGCTTCAAAACGGACCTTAGCGAACCCGAGAGGGAGTCGGAAACGAAAGCCCCGCTTCTGTGTGCGACGGAGCCCGACACGGTGGAGCGCCTGGTGCTCGGGTCCGAGGTTCGGGTCTCGCTGGATCACATCATCGACGATGCTCTCGTGGTGTCGTTTCGCTTAGGCGAGAAGATCTTCTCCGGGGTACTCATGGACCTTTCAAAAAG GTTTGGACCTTATGGGATTCCTATAACTGTGTTCCCCAAGAGAGAGTATAAGGACAAGCCAGAATCTATGCAGCTGAAGACGGAAGCATTCCAGTCAGAGACGGATAAGGGTGTTGCTCAAGCTCCTAGTGATGCCCCAATTAAGGACCCTGCGGATGCTCCGGATGCCCCTCTGAAGGACCCTGCTGAGACTCCTGCAGCACCCCAGCCCTGTCCCAACCCTCAACCTAACCCATGGACCTCAAAACCACCTCCTTTGTTTCAGGAGGGGGCCCCTTATCCACCTCCATTGTTCATCAGGGACACCTACAACCAGTCGTTACCTCAGCCTCTACCCCGCAAAATCAAGCGGCCCAAGCGTAGGCTGTATCGAGAGGAGCCCACTTCTATAATGAATGCCATCAAGCTCCGACCAAGACAAGTTCTGTGTGATAAATGTAAAGGGGCTGTGGTGCAAGGGGACAAGCGTGAGACACGTAGAGGCCCCATTTCAGACTGCCGGAGTGACGATGCCAAAAGACGGCGTAATGACAACGCGACGGCAGCTGCTGGTAAGCGGCCCCGTAGTGATCCACGCTCTGAAGAGAAGGGCCGTAGTACTGATGGGCCCAAACGGCAGGGTTCAGCCATACGGGTGTCATCATCCACCACCTCTTCTCTGGGCCATAGTCAGGTCAAAGGTACAGCTgcagggaacaaaatagtaaaggGGGTGTCCACTACAACAACGTCCTCGGCCAACTCTCGAGTGCAGCTCAATGCCAAAAAAGTGCTTCAGAGCAAAAATGTTGACCACTCCAAGGCACGAGAGGTGCTGAAGATGGCCAAAGCTCagagaagacagaaagagacagTCACAGGCAGTAGCGGGAACACCAAGGCCATAACCAGGGCCGCAGCCCTCCAGGAAGCCCACCAGAAGGTCCACTTCACCCGACGACTGCAGCAGATTAGTGGAGGTCCAGGTTCCACCCCCCTGCCACCCAGGATGCGCATCAAGCCCCAAAG
- the pwwp2a gene encoding PWWP domain-containing protein 2A isoform X2 → MAAVAAEPGAAAASTTAGDGVEYEPEPGEHVVDLEAHSVPKMELCHQPEDMDAVQECSQVQMEIRRPDLQAAGKALAAHADGECTDTGGSWGRLDTAEQPVLMDYMCTGVSDYGGSFSPKVEAANEVSPLESSPCLLLPSSISDSQPSVVFLHSLPAQVPSEPETGLSLAVEYDSNPVSSHHTDLECELIGFTQPDPEPEPANDALGSELKSHEDAFHDIPHPSDHLDSLSNAEETSLGESVGQSCISDFSTVSSKDSPELPAVVDQSLISSVESEEVRSRPLHHQSFKTDLSEPERESETKAPLLCATEPDTVERLVLGSEVRVSLDHIIDDALVVSFRLGEKIFSGVLMDLSKRFGPYGIPITVFPKREYKDKPESMQLKTEAFQSETDKGVAQAPSDAPIKDPADAPDAPLKDPAETPAAPQPCPNPQPNPWTSKPPPLFQEGAPYPPPLFIRDTYNQSLPQPLPRKIKRPKRRLYREEPTSIMNAIKLRPRQVLCDKCKGAVVQGDKRETRRGPISDCRSDDAKRRRNDNATAAAGKRPRSDPRSEEKGRSTDGPKRQGSAIRVSSSTTSSLGHSQVKGTAAGNKIVKGVSTTTTSSANSRVQLNAKKVLQSKNVDHSKAREVLKMAKAQRRQKETVTGSSGNTKAITRAAALQEAHQKVHFTRRLQQISGGPGSTPLPPRMRIKPQRSENAVKPLKKSNS, encoded by the exons ATGGCGGCCGTGGCTGCGGAGCCAGGAGCTGCTGCGGCATCAACAACAGCGGGGGACGGGGTGGAATACGAGCCCGAGCCAGGAGAGCATGTGGTCGACCTAGAGGCCCACTCCGTCCCGAAAATGGAGCTTTGTCACCAACCCGAGGATATGGATGCAGTTCAGGAATGCAGCCAGGTCCAAATGGAAATCAGAAGGCCGGACCTTCAAGCCGCGGGAAAAGCCCTCGCTGCCCATGCGGACGGTGAGTGCACCGACACGGGGGGTTCCTGGGGCCGCTTGGACACAGCCGAGCAGCCCGTGCTTATGGACTACATGTGTACAGGCGTTTCTGATTACGGGGGATCCTTCTCGCCGAAAGTGGAGGCTGCAAACGAGGTCAGTCCTCTCGAATCCAGCCCCTGCCTTTTACTCCCCAGCTCCATCTCCGACTCCCAGCCCTCCGTGGTCTTCTTGCATTCCCTTCCCGCTCAGGTTCCGTCGGAGCCTGAAACCGGACTGTCTCTGGCTGTCGAATACGACTCCAATCCCGTGTCAAGCCATCATACCGATCTAGAGTGTGAACTCATAGGCTTCACGCAGCCTGACCCGGAGCCCGAACCCGCAAATGATGCTCTCGGGTCGGAACTCAAATCTCACGAGGATGCTTTCCATGACATCCCGCACCCCTCAGATCACCTGGACTCTCTGTCCAATGCAGAGGAGACCTCGCTGGGAGAATCGGTGGGTCAGAGCTGCATTAGTGACTTTTCTACTGTTTCCAGCAAGGACTCTCCAGAACTTCCAGCAGTGGTGGATCAGTCGCTCATCTCATCGGTAGAGTCAGAAGAAGTGCGCTCGCGTCCTCTTCATCATCAGAGCTTCAAAACGGACCTTAGCGAACCCGAGAGGGAGTCGGAAACGAAAGCCCCGCTTCTGTGTGCGACGGAGCCCGACACGGTGGAGCGCCTGGTGCTCGGGTCCGAGGTTCGGGTCTCGCTGGATCACATCATCGACGATGCTCTCGTGGTGTCGTTTCGCTTAGGCGAGAAGATCTTCTCCGGGGTACTCATGGACCTTTCAAAAAG GTTTGGACCTTATGGGATTCCTATAACTGTGTTCCCCAAGAGAGAGTATAAGGACAAGCCAGAATCTATGCAGCTGAAGACGGAAGCATTCCAGTCAGAGACGGATAAGGGTGTTGCTCAAGCTCCTAGTGATGCCCCAATTAAGGACCCTGCGGATGCTCCGGATGCCCCTCTGAAGGACCCTGCTGAGACTCCTGCAGCACCCCAGCCCTGTCCCAACCCTCAACCTAACCCATGGACCTCAAAACCACCTCCTTTGTTTCAGGAGGGGGCCCCTTATCCACCTCCATTGTTCATCAGGGACACCTACAACCAGTCGTTACCTCAGCCTCTACCCCGCAAAATCAAGCGGCCCAAGCGTAGGCTGTATCGAGAGGAGCCCACTTCTATAATGAATGCCATCAAGCTCCGACCAAGACAAGTTCTGTGTGATAAATGTAAAGGGGCTGTGGTGCAAGGGGACAAGCGTGAGACACGTAGAGGCCCCATTTCAGACTGCCGGAGTGACGATGCCAAAAGACGGCGTAATGACAACGCGACGGCAGCTGCTGGTAAGCGGCCCCGTAGTGATCCACGCTCTGAAGAGAAGGGCCGTAGTACTGATGGGCCCAAACGGCAGGGTTCAGCCATACGGGTGTCATCATCCACCACCTCTTCTCTGGGCCATAGTCAGGTCAAAGGTACAGCTgcagggaacaaaatagtaaaggGGGTGTCCACTACAACAACGTCCTCGGCCAACTCTCGAGTGCAGCTCAATGCCAAAAAAGTGCTTCAGAGCAAAAATGTTGACCACTCCAAGGCACGAGAGGTGCTGAAGATGGCCAAAGCTCagagaagacagaaagagacagTCACAGGCAGTAGCGGGAACACCAAGGCCATAACCAGGGCCGCAGCCCTCCAGGAAGCCCACCAGAAGGTCCACTTCACCCGACGACTGCAGCAGATTAGTGGAGGTCCAGGTTCCACCCCCCTGCCACCCAGGATGCGCATCAAGCCCCAAAG
- the pwwp2a gene encoding PWWP domain-containing protein 2A isoform X1, with protein MAAVAAEPGAAAASTTAGDGVEYEPEPGEHVVDLEAHSVPKMELCHQPEDMDAVQECSQVQMEIRRPDLQAAGKALAAHADGECTDTGGSWGRLDTAEQPVLMDYMCTGVSDYGGSFSPKVEAANEVSPLESSPCLLLPSSISDSQPSVVFLHSLPAQVPSEPETGLSLAVEYDSNPVSSHHTDLECELIGFTQPDPEPEPANDALGSELKSHEDAFHDIPHPSDHLDSLSNAEETSLGESVGQSCISDFSTVSSKDSPELPAVVDQSLISSVESEEVRSRPLHHQSFKTDLSEPERESETKAPLLCATEPDTVERLVLGSEVRVSLDHIIDDALVVSFRLGEKIFSGVLMDLSKRFGPYGIPITVFPKREYKDKPESMQLKTEAFQSETDKGVAQAPSDAPIKDPADAPDAPLKDPAETPAAPQPCPNPQPNPWTSKPPPLFQEGAPYPPPLFIRDTYNQSLPQPLPRKIKRPKRRLYREEPTSIMNAIKLRPRQVLCDKCKGAVVQGDKRETRRGPISDCRSDDAKRRRNDNATAAAGKRPRSDPRSEEKGRSTDGPKRQGSAIRVSSSTTSSLGHSQVKGTAAGNKIVKGVSTTTTSSANSRVQLNAKKVLQSKNVDHSKAREVLKMAKAQRRQKETVTGSSGNTKAITRAAALQEAHQKVHFTRRLQQISGGPGSTPLPPRMRIKPQRYRNEENDSSSCKPPCLEKVPGGGRLPLPKPAVPRCTSTRSSSSSCSASQVATAVEPQRPDKAIESLLSQAQPDPLPAPEYREPQAETEEQEGREEKRETRGSKAGNLVVYMTLNPSQPDSSSTSMCSIDSADDLKSSNSECSSTETFDFPPPGDLRSAPAPGTSSAFASASPSAPKDVKKRSKSLKAAVFSKNVTKCVALDGRTICVGDIVWAKILGFPWWPARILAITVSRKDNGLLVRQEARVSWFGSPTTSFLAITQLAPFLENFQSRFDKKRKGLYRKAITEAAKAAKQLTPEVRALLTQFET; from the exons ATGGCGGCCGTGGCTGCGGAGCCAGGAGCTGCTGCGGCATCAACAACAGCGGGGGACGGGGTGGAATACGAGCCCGAGCCAGGAGAGCATGTGGTCGACCTAGAGGCCCACTCCGTCCCGAAAATGGAGCTTTGTCACCAACCCGAGGATATGGATGCAGTTCAGGAATGCAGCCAGGTCCAAATGGAAATCAGAAGGCCGGACCTTCAAGCCGCGGGAAAAGCCCTCGCTGCCCATGCGGACGGTGAGTGCACCGACACGGGGGGTTCCTGGGGCCGCTTGGACACAGCCGAGCAGCCCGTGCTTATGGACTACATGTGTACAGGCGTTTCTGATTACGGGGGATCCTTCTCGCCGAAAGTGGAGGCTGCAAACGAGGTCAGTCCTCTCGAATCCAGCCCCTGCCTTTTACTCCCCAGCTCCATCTCCGACTCCCAGCCCTCCGTGGTCTTCTTGCATTCCCTTCCCGCTCAGGTTCCGTCGGAGCCTGAAACCGGACTGTCTCTGGCTGTCGAATACGACTCCAATCCCGTGTCAAGCCATCATACCGATCTAGAGTGTGAACTCATAGGCTTCACGCAGCCTGACCCGGAGCCCGAACCCGCAAATGATGCTCTCGGGTCGGAACTCAAATCTCACGAGGATGCTTTCCATGACATCCCGCACCCCTCAGATCACCTGGACTCTCTGTCCAATGCAGAGGAGACCTCGCTGGGAGAATCGGTGGGTCAGAGCTGCATTAGTGACTTTTCTACTGTTTCCAGCAAGGACTCTCCAGAACTTCCAGCAGTGGTGGATCAGTCGCTCATCTCATCGGTAGAGTCAGAAGAAGTGCGCTCGCGTCCTCTTCATCATCAGAGCTTCAAAACGGACCTTAGCGAACCCGAGAGGGAGTCGGAAACGAAAGCCCCGCTTCTGTGTGCGACGGAGCCCGACACGGTGGAGCGCCTGGTGCTCGGGTCCGAGGTTCGGGTCTCGCTGGATCACATCATCGACGATGCTCTCGTGGTGTCGTTTCGCTTAGGCGAGAAGATCTTCTCCGGGGTACTCATGGACCTTTCAAAAAG GTTTGGACCTTATGGGATTCCTATAACTGTGTTCCCCAAGAGAGAGTATAAGGACAAGCCAGAATCTATGCAGCTGAAGACGGAAGCATTCCAGTCAGAGACGGATAAGGGTGTTGCTCAAGCTCCTAGTGATGCCCCAATTAAGGACCCTGCGGATGCTCCGGATGCCCCTCTGAAGGACCCTGCTGAGACTCCTGCAGCACCCCAGCCCTGTCCCAACCCTCAACCTAACCCATGGACCTCAAAACCACCTCCTTTGTTTCAGGAGGGGGCCCCTTATCCACCTCCATTGTTCATCAGGGACACCTACAACCAGTCGTTACCTCAGCCTCTACCCCGCAAAATCAAGCGGCCCAAGCGTAGGCTGTATCGAGAGGAGCCCACTTCTATAATGAATGCCATCAAGCTCCGACCAAGACAAGTTCTGTGTGATAAATGTAAAGGGGCTGTGGTGCAAGGGGACAAGCGTGAGACACGTAGAGGCCCCATTTCAGACTGCCGGAGTGACGATGCCAAAAGACGGCGTAATGACAACGCGACGGCAGCTGCTGGTAAGCGGCCCCGTAGTGATCCACGCTCTGAAGAGAAGGGCCGTAGTACTGATGGGCCCAAACGGCAGGGTTCAGCCATACGGGTGTCATCATCCACCACCTCTTCTCTGGGCCATAGTCAGGTCAAAGGTACAGCTgcagggaacaaaatagtaaaggGGGTGTCCACTACAACAACGTCCTCGGCCAACTCTCGAGTGCAGCTCAATGCCAAAAAAGTGCTTCAGAGCAAAAATGTTGACCACTCCAAGGCACGAGAGGTGCTGAAGATGGCCAAAGCTCagagaagacagaaagagacagTCACAGGCAGTAGCGGGAACACCAAGGCCATAACCAGGGCCGCAGCCCTCCAGGAAGCCCACCAGAAGGTCCACTTCACCCGACGACTGCAGCAGATTAGTGGAGGTCCAGGTTCCACCCCCCTGCCACCCAGGATGCGCATCAAGCCCCAAAGGTACCGTAATGAAGAGAACGATTCTTCCTCATGTAAGCCGCCTTGCTTGGAGAAAGTGCCGGGAGGGGGCCGTTTACCACTGCCTAAGCCAGCCGTGCCCCGCTGCACCTCCACacgctcctcctcctcctcctgctcTGCTAGCCAAGTCGCCACAGCTGTAGAGCCCCAGAGGCCAGACAAAGCGATTGAGTCCCTTCTCAGCCAGGCCCAACCCGATCCCCTCCCAGCTCCGGAATACAGGGAACCCCAGGCTGAGACAGAGGAACAGGAGGGGCGGGAGGAAAAGCGGGAGACGCGTGGGAGCAAGGCTGGTAACCTAGTGGTCTACATGACCCTTAACCCCAGCCAGCCCGACTCCTCTAGTACCTCCATGTGCAGCATCGATAGTGCAGATGACTTAAAGTCATCAAACTCTGAGTGTAGCTCTACCGAAACATTTGACTTCCCCCCTCCTGGTGATTTGCGATCGGCCCCTGCCCCTGGCACATCCTCCGCTTTTGCCTCTGCCTCTCCCTCTGCTCCTAAGGACGTCAAAAAGCGCAGTAAATCCCTCAAAGCTGCCGTTTTTTCCAAAAACGTCACAAAGTGTGTTGCCCTGGATGGCAGGACAATTTGTGTAGGGGACATTGTTTGGGCCAAAATCCTTGGCTTCCCCTGGTGGCCCGCCCGCATCTTAGCCATCACAGTGAGTCGCAAAGATAATGGGCTCTTAGTCAGGCAGGAGGCCCGGGTCTCTTGGTTTGGGTCGCCCACCACTTCCTTCCTGGCCATTACTCAGCTTGCCCCATTTCTAGAAAACTTCCAGTCTCGCTTTGACAAGAAGAGAAAGGGCCTGTATCGTAAAGCCATCACTGAGGCT